The Roseovarius sp. EL26 genome has a window encoding:
- a CDS encoding RsmB/NOP family class I SAM-dependent RNA methyltransferase, protein MTPAARVQTAIELLDEIQSGTPAEKVLTGWARRSRFAGSKDRSAVRDHVFDVLRQKNSCAMQGGGTSGRQLMIGSLRLQGIDLEEVFTGAGYAPEALDAAESNQPETEHAIDLPDWIVSHMQAALGAEFDQTVQYLGQRAPVSLRLNLIKAEVGAVIESLAPEGIVVRESSMSPTALIVVEGARRVAGSSAYRDGLVELQDGSSQAAMDLLPLEPDMRVLDYCAGGGGKTLAMAARVKAQYFAHDANPARLRDLPIRAERAGVAVQVLDTEQLQGRQFDLVLCDVPCSGSGTWRRAPDAKWRFTSAHLGDLINVQAEILGMAASMVSPNGVLAYATCSVLNQENENQITNFLQRNDGWSVTQQTRWPVHPEGDGFFLTCLQRADG, encoded by the coding sequence ATGACACCCGCCGCGCGAGTTCAGACCGCAATTGAATTGCTGGACGAGATCCAGTCCGGGACACCGGCTGAAAAGGTACTGACGGGCTGGGCGCGACGTAGCCGGTTTGCCGGATCAAAGGATCGTTCGGCAGTACGAGACCATGTTTTTGATGTGCTGCGCCAGAAAAATAGCTGTGCCATGCAAGGTGGAGGCACGTCCGGACGGCAGCTTATGATTGGTTCGTTGCGGTTGCAGGGCATAGATCTGGAAGAGGTGTTCACCGGTGCGGGATATGCGCCTGAAGCACTGGATGCAGCAGAAAGCAACCAGCCAGAAACAGAACATGCCATTGACCTTCCAGATTGGATTGTGTCGCACATGCAGGCCGCACTTGGCGCAGAGTTCGATCAGACAGTTCAGTATCTGGGGCAGCGTGCGCCGGTCTCTTTGCGCCTTAATCTGATTAAAGCAGAGGTCGGTGCCGTGATTGAGTCCTTAGCACCCGAAGGCATTGTTGTGCGGGAATCGTCGATGTCGCCAACGGCTTTGATCGTAGTAGAGGGCGCGCGGCGCGTTGCCGGATCAAGCGCCTATCGAGATGGGTTGGTTGAATTGCAGGATGGCTCTAGTCAGGCGGCGATGGACCTTTTGCCTTTGGAGCCGGATATGCGGGTGCTGGATTATTGCGCTGGCGGTGGTGGTAAAACCCTGGCCATGGCCGCGCGGGTCAAGGCGCAGTATTTCGCCCATGATGCGAACCCCGCCCGCTTGCGCGATCTTCCCATTCGGGCCGAGCGCGCTGGCGTTGCTGTGCAGGTTCTGGATACAGAGCAGTTACAGGGTCGGCAGTTTGATTTGGTGCTGTGTGATGTGCCGTGTTCTGGTAGCGGAACTTGGAGGCGTGCCCCTGATGCGAAATGGCGGTTCACGTCAGCGCATCTGGGTGATCTGATTAATGTGCAGGCAGAAATACTGGGGATGGCTGCAAGTATGGTAAGCCCCAATGGGGTATTGGCCTATGCAACATGTTCAGTTCTGAATCAGGAAAATGAAAACCAGATCACTAATTTCTTGCAGCGCAATGACGGTTGGAGTGTGACGCAACAGACCCGTTGGCCAGTTCACCCTGAGGGGGATGGGTTTTTCCTGACTTGTTTGCAGCGGGCGGACGGGTAA
- the guaB gene encoding IMP dehydrogenase has translation MEIREALTFDDVLLVPAESSVLPNTADTRTRVTASIDLNIPLLSSAMDTVTEARMAIAMAQAGGMGVIHKNLTTDEQAQQVRRVKRFESGVVYNPITLTADQTLADAKALQERYRVTGFPVVDHDGRVVGIVTNRDMRFATDDNTPVSVMMTSDNLAMMREPAELEEAKSLMKARRIEKLLVVDAAGKLTGLLTLKDTEQAVLNPTACKDDLGRLRVAAASSVGDSGFERSEALIDAGVDIVVIDTAHGHSAGVIDAVRRVKALSNQVQVIAGNVATGEATRALIDAGADAIKVGIGPGSICTTRMVAGVGVPQLTAIMDCAKAAKDTPVIADGGIKFSGDFAKAIAAGASCSMVGSMLAGTDESPGEVILYQGRSFKAYRGMGSLGAMARGSADRYFQKDAASDKLVPEGIEGQVPYKGAAGTVVHQLVGGLRAAMGYTGCATVAEMRQNCNFVRITGAGLKESHVHDVQITREAPNYRVG, from the coding sequence ATGGAGATTCGTGAGGCGCTGACCTTCGATGATGTTTTGCTTGTTCCTGCTGAGTCCAGCGTATTGCCGAATACGGCAGATACCCGGACCCGCGTAACAGCGAGTATTGACCTAAATATCCCACTTTTGAGTTCGGCCATGGATACGGTGACCGAAGCACGTATGGCCATTGCCATGGCGCAAGCAGGTGGTATGGGGGTCATTCACAAGAACCTCACCACAGACGAGCAGGCTCAGCAAGTGCGCCGGGTCAAACGGTTTGAATCCGGTGTGGTTTATAACCCGATCACCCTGACAGCAGATCAGACATTGGCGGATGCCAAAGCGTTACAAGAACGCTACCGCGTGACGGGCTTCCCTGTGGTGGATCACGATGGTCGGGTTGTGGGGATTGTGACCAATCGCGATATGCGCTTTGCCACTGATGACAACACGCCGGTCTCGGTAATGATGACCAGCGACAACCTGGCAATGATGCGCGAACCGGCTGAGCTGGAAGAAGCCAAAAGTCTGATGAAGGCGCGCCGGATCGAGAAACTGCTGGTGGTCGATGCCGCAGGCAAATTGACTGGGTTGCTGACGCTGAAAGACACAGAACAAGCCGTGTTGAACCCAACCGCTTGCAAGGATGATCTGGGTCGTTTGCGCGTGGCTGCTGCCAGCTCTGTCGGGGATAGCGGTTTTGAACGCTCTGAGGCTTTGATCGATGCCGGGGTGGATATCGTGGTGATTGATACTGCGCATGGCCATTCTGCAGGTGTGATCGATGCCGTGCGCCGGGTCAAAGCGCTCTCCAATCAAGTGCAGGTGATTGCCGGAAACGTCGCCACAGGCGAAGCCACTCGAGCGTTGATCGATGCGGGCGCGGATGCCATCAAGGTCGGTATCGGGCCCGGTTCGATCTGTACCACACGGATGGTGGCAGGGGTTGGTGTCCCACAGCTGACTGCGATTATGGATTGCGCCAAAGCGGCAAAGGATACACCGGTCATTGCCGATGGTGGCATCAAGTTCTCTGGAGATTTTGCAAAGGCGATTGCCGCGGGCGCGTCGTGTTCCATGGTTGGTTCCATGTTGGCGGGCACTGATGAGAGCCCCGGCGAGGTGATCTTGTATCAGGGCCGCTCCTTCAAGGCGTATCGCGGCATGGGCAGTCTAGGTGCCATGGCGCGTGGCTCGGCTGATCGGTATTTCCAGAAGGACGCCGCCAGTGACAAGCTCGTGCCCGAAGGGATTGAAGGGCAGGTGCCTTACAAAGGTGCTGCCGGAACTGTTGTACATCAGCTGGTTGGTGGACTGCGCGCAGCTATGGGTTATACCGGCTGCGCCACCGTGGCTGAAATGCGCCAGAATTGCAATTTCGTGCGCATCACAGGGGCGGGGCTGAAGGAAAGCCATGTGCATGACGTGCAGATCACCCGCGAAGCACCAAATTACCGAGTTGGCTGA
- a CDS encoding J domain-containing protein: MAKNDPFGFDMSVSTAKKKNPRGRRGMSGESTTSTRQCEHEGCTEDGKYRAPKAPDVLDEFFWFCKDHIREYNLKWNFFDGTTEAEMNAQMSKDKVWERETKSFANPEARAWARLGIEDAHQVLGGNATQNPGKTRGGNSRKLPPTERRAIDILQAEDTWSKAEIRKAYKKLIKVLHPDMNGGDRSQEEQLQEAVWAWDQIKQSKSFK, translated from the coding sequence ATGGCTAAGAATGATCCCTTCGGTTTTGACATGTCTGTCTCAACAGCAAAAAAGAAAAACCCGCGTGGCCGCCGCGGCATGTCCGGCGAATCCACAACCTCAACCCGCCAGTGTGAGCACGAAGGCTGTACCGAGGATGGTAAGTACCGTGCCCCCAAAGCGCCCGACGTGCTGGATGAATTTTTTTGGTTCTGCAAGGATCACATTCGCGAATATAACCTGAAATGGAATTTCTTCGACGGCACGACCGAGGCCGAGATGAACGCCCAGATGTCCAAGGATAAGGTTTGGGAACGCGAAACCAAATCCTTTGCCAATCCCGAGGCGCGCGCATGGGCGCGTCTGGGTATTGAAGACGCACATCAGGTACTGGGTGGCAACGCCACACAAAACCCCGGCAAAACCCGTGGCGGCAATTCCCGCAAGCTACCCCCGACCGAGCGCCGCGCAATCGACATTCTGCAAGCCGAGGACACCTGGTCCAAGGCCGAGATTCGCAAAGCATATAAAAAGCTGATCAAAGTCCTCCACCCCGACATGAACGGCGGCGACCGCTCTCAAGAAGAACAGCTACAAGAAGCCGTCTGGGCCTGGGATCAGATCAAACAAAGCAAGAGCTTTAAATAG
- a CDS encoding arylsulfatase yields the protein MAQDKPMNFLVIWGDDIGMWNISAYNQGMMGYETPNIDRIASDGMLFSHAYGEQSCTAGRASFVTGQSGFRTGLLKVGLPGAKEGMSEKDPTIAEYMKSKGYMTGQYGKNHLGDRDEHLPTNHGFDEFFGNLYHLNAEEEPESVDYPKDPEFKEKFGPRGVIRSSSDGAIEDTGPLNRKRMETIDEEVTAGALDFMDRATSQDKPFFLWYNSTRMHINTHLKEESQGVTGLGVYPDGMVEHDGMVGELLDKLEELGIADNTVVMYSTDNGAEVFSWPDGGTTPFRGEKNDNWEGGYRVPMMLKWPGVIDAGSRTSEIISHLDWFPTFMAALGDPDMKEKMLEGPQFGEDNSKVHLDGYNFLPFFSGETEEGPRREFFYFSDGGDLVNLRYNRWKVVFAEQRAEGFDVWEEPLTFLRLPKILDLYSDPFERAPEEAAGYAAWRLERLYLLVPAQAFVGKFLSTFQDYPPRQKPASFSIDQVLSTLQSNQGG from the coding sequence ATGGCACAGGATAAGCCGATGAATTTCCTAGTGATTTGGGGTGATGACATCGGGATGTGGAACATTAGTGCTTATAATCAGGGTATGATGGGGTATGAGACCCCCAACATCGACCGGATCGCAAGTGATGGCATGTTGTTTAGTCATGCCTACGGCGAACAATCCTGCACCGCGGGGCGCGCCTCGTTTGTAACCGGCCAAAGTGGGTTTCGAACTGGGCTGCTCAAAGTTGGCCTTCCAGGCGCAAAAGAAGGGATGTCTGAGAAAGATCCAACGATCGCAGAATACATGAAGTCTAAAGGTTACATGACTGGCCAGTATGGGAAAAATCATCTGGGGGATCGTGATGAACATCTACCTACAAACCACGGATTTGATGAATTTTTTGGCAATCTTTATCATTTAAATGCGGAAGAAGAGCCGGAGAGTGTCGATTATCCCAAGGATCCAGAATTTAAGGAGAAGTTTGGGCCCCGTGGGGTCATTCGCTCATCTTCAGATGGTGCAATCGAAGATACTGGGCCGCTGAATCGTAAGCGTATGGAAACCATTGACGAAGAGGTGACCGCTGGTGCGCTTGATTTTATGGATCGCGCAACCTCTCAGGATAAGCCTTTCTTTCTATGGTATAATTCGACTCGTATGCACATCAACACCCATCTCAAAGAAGAAAGTCAGGGAGTGACAGGTCTGGGGGTATATCCGGACGGTATGGTGGAACATGATGGCATGGTGGGTGAGTTACTTGATAAGCTTGAAGAGCTGGGTATAGCCGACAATACCGTTGTGATGTATTCCACGGATAACGGGGCAGAGGTGTTTAGTTGGCCAGACGGTGGTACAACACCATTCCGCGGCGAAAAGAACGATAATTGGGAAGGCGGTTACCGCGTTCCAATGATGCTCAAGTGGCCGGGAGTTATCGATGCTGGCAGCAGAACCAGCGAAATCATCAGCCATCTGGACTGGTTTCCAACCTTCATGGCCGCGTTGGGCGATCCGGATATGAAAGAGAAGATGTTGGAAGGACCGCAATTTGGTGAAGACAACAGCAAGGTGCATTTGGACGGATATAATTTCCTGCCGTTCTTTTCGGGTGAGACCGAGGAGGGGCCACGCAGAGAGTTCTTTTACTTTTCGGATGGTGGAGATCTGGTGAACCTGCGTTACAACCGTTGGAAAGTGGTCTTTGCAGAGCAGCGCGCAGAAGGCTTTGACGTCTGGGAAGAGCCGTTGACGTTTTTACGCCTGCCAAAGATCCTTGATTTATATAGTGATCCCTTTGAGCGGGCCCCGGAAGAAGCTGCAGGATACGCTGCTTGGCGGCTAGAGCGTCTATATCTTTTGGTGCCTGCGCAGGCTTTTGTCGGCAAATTCTTAAGCACGTTCCAAGATTATCCACCGCGTCAGAAGCCGGCCAGCTTTTCAATTGATCAGGTTTTGTCAACGTTGCAGAGCAACCAAGGCGGTTAG